AGATCCCGCAGTTCTGACCGGGGAAATAAACTTCCCCACTGGCCTTGCTATGCTCGGGGAGCCTTGAGCCGTATGTCCGTCTCCCCGTTTAAAAGCATTGTGCCTGCGGCCCGGATCCCGAAAGAGAAACGGTGAAGCGGAGCTTGGCAGGGGAGGACGTGcgatggaggaaaacaaaccgAGCCGATGCTAAGCCGCTGGACGCTAGCTTGTTAGAAATAAATCCGCATCCTCTTTTATCGCTTCCCCGGCCTGTTTCTACACAGGGGCGAGCACGGGGGGTAGCGGGAGCACACGCGGGACACGGGGCGGTGCTGCGGGTCGGGGGCGCTGACccccttctctctgcttctctgtcCCGGGAAGGCTCCTCCGCCCCCTCCACGATGATGCTCAGCCCGGACCAAGCGGCCGACTCCGACCACCCCTCCTCGGCGCCCTCCGACCCCGAGTCTCTGGGGGGCGCGGACCCCCGGGCGCTGGGCTGCTGCGCCTCCGACCCGGAGCCGGCCGAGGGCGgtgggggcggcggcggcgggggcggcggggagggtCGTGCCGGGGGCCGGCCGGGGCTGCACCCGCCGCCGCTCAGCCGGGAGGAGAAGCGCCGCCGTCGGCGCGCCACGGCCAAGTACCGCTCGGCCCACGCCACCCGGGAGAGGATCCGCGTGGAGGCCTTCAACCTGGCCTTCGCCGAGCTACGCAAGCTGCTGCCCACGCTGCCGCCCGACAAGAAGCTCTCCAAGATCGAGATCCTGCGCCTGGCCATCTGCTACATCTCCTATCTCAACCACGTCCTGGACGTGTAGCCTCCGCAAGCCCGCCCCGACGGCCCCGCGGAGGCCGCATCGGGACGCGCCGCGCACCGGGAGCCCGGCCCCGGGAGCGCCaggcggctgcggggccgggcgcgggccggggccgggcgcggggACCTTTCCCCGCTTCTTTGCTTCAGAAGCTGAGCCGCGGCGGCGCGGAACGCCCGCGTTTTTCGGCAGAGAGGTGTGAAACCAGATTGTCTCTTCAGGCTGTCAAGTGCCCCTTTATATATATCCAAAAACATCTACTTGTGACCTTAAACGTGTGACCCATGGgtgcagttaaaaataactattttttatttatggtaGAAGGAGTcgacaatttatttttttcaagacttatttatttttcagagtggTGGCAATTTTACTTTGGATACTTTGTGCCAATTGTTTTCTATAGTCGCGTGTTTACACTTTCTCCTGTGGAATATTATGTTTAACTTTATAAGTGTTTGTTGGGATCGATACagtgttccttttttcttttcttttattttcttttccttttgtttattttttttccgaTTATATTGCACTTGTGTATGACAgaccttcccttcctccctgtttataagtatattttatatatatcaaGACATTTGCTCTTGaactctgttctttctttccttccttcctcctttctttctttcttcctttctttctctttctttctctttctttctttctttctacttcttcttctaattattattttttgtgcgCGTATGTGGGATCGATGACCACTAGCACTTAACTAgaagagttttttaaaaaaaacttgttgTTATTCTGATCTATAGTTATGTCTGAAAAGTACTTTGCAAATCGTTTATAAGGGAAGTAGTTTTTTGTGggtgtatatgtgtgtgtgtgtatacctGTATGTGTGTGGGGGTGAGCGtgggtgtgtatgtgtgtggtatatttttaggaaaggacatttttcctaaaaaaaaaaaaaaaaggaagaagaagatgaagaagaagtAAATCCAGGACTGCTTTCCTTTGTGACAACCAAAAAATTCTATaacctgaaaatgtttcatgttcTTTGCTGTGAATCTCTTAAAACAAGAAGCGCATTATAgggacaagaaagaaaaagaaaaaaaaaaaaaaa
The nucleotide sequence above comes from Oxyura jamaicensis isolate SHBP4307 breed ruddy duck chromosome 1, BPBGC_Ojam_1.0, whole genome shotgun sequence. Encoded proteins:
- the NHLH2 gene encoding helix-loop-helix protein 2, whose product is MMLSPDQAADSDHPSSAPSDPESLGGADPRALGCCASDPEPAEGGGGGGGGGGGEGRAGGRPGLHPPPLSREEKRRRRRATAKYRSAHATRERIRVEAFNLAFAELRKLLPTLPPDKKLSKIEILRLAICYISYLNHVLDV